A stretch of DNA from Channa argus isolate prfri chromosome 7, Channa argus male v1.0, whole genome shotgun sequence:
TATAAGTTCAGATACTCTTGTGTGATGTGATGTCAACTTTACTCCGATAAGACTAAGGGCACTCTTTTACATTCAGATTCTTGGTGTTTTCATTTGATTCATGACTATTCAAttgaaaaactgtttaagaaaacaaatggcCATAATGCTTTGGGTCCTACTTGATCAATAGTTTGGTACACACTGCACATTTGTCCACTGAGTTGGCTGGCATACAAATGTAGGAAGATGGGCCAAACTCTAAGGTTATAATTAGAATATATAAGACCAAACAATCTtatgataaacacacactttttataaattagtatctgacacattaaaataacatcTGTTGTCTGATTTTTACACCTTATATTTAACAAGCTAATTGATCCAAATACGGTAGGGGCCTGATTCATGTttttgcagcttaaaaaaaactgacaccACATCAGAGAGTAAGGGGCTTCAAAAAACGGATAATAAAATGCATACAGGCAGTGTTATTCCAACTATAAATCTAAAGGAAATGGAGCCTAAACTGCAataatgtgaatttaaatagacaactttaacatgaaaaaaaaaacaaacaaaaaaaaaaacatctttcttaAAACTATTTGCTGATTTGTCAGTAAATAGCAGATGGTTCCTTACTTGACACATTAACAGATGCAGAGAGAGCTGCAGGTGTATCACCTGTGTTTGAATGGGTATTTATGGTGTAACTCTTTATATTAGTTATAACAGTCAACAGCCACGTGGCAAAACGTTCGCCGCACATTTTAATAccataaattttaatatttgggCTGAGGGAGAAGAGCAAGTAACCTCAAGTCATAGGTAACCTCAGTCTGAAGTAAGCAAATTCATGAAATGAGTCCTCATCTCTGGTCATTGTGCTTGTTATTGTCTATTTATGAAAAGCATTTCAGAGATACATGTATGACTGATCCTGACAGCATGAAACATTCGCCCTTGTGAAGGCAGCAGGGCACATGGGCCAGAGTACAGTGCAATTACACATACCCATTCACTAATTTTACTTCAATCTGGTTTCAAGTGACAAAAGAATGGTACAAAACAACCACACCATTTTACATCATCTATACAAGAGACTTATTGGATCGGCTTTGCTAGAGTTGGAAgactgaatttcttttttcttgaaaCCAATACTGCTGTAGTCTATTACTGTTGCCACATTGCATTGCAAGtgttaaaagattttaaaaaatggcatgAAGTCAAAATCAAGTCATTTGAATGGCACATCATCGTGAGTCACATCATACCTAGATATacttcattaataaaaatatagaatagATTCCTTATAGCTGTATCGGacagttaaaattaattttcagtAATTTCAAAATCCTTTATCCTTTCCTATAAATAGTCAGTATCAAATGTGCTTATTATACAGTAAAACGCACTCAAATGTTTGCTCATAGAGTGGATAATTACTACAAGCTAAACAGCATGCACActctttatgttttatatgttgcaATGTTTCCCTGTGGTTGTGTTCCACATTTTTGTTCGCACCATAAACTCTTCCGCagatcttcctatgcacttaaatatctaaaaaaaataaaataaacaaataaaattttctttctttctgctctttctcacacttgcatcttgtaaactgtgaacacttttacatttagtcatttagcagacgcttttatccaaagcgacttacatgtgaggtgctaggcaagcaaaaatctaagtcaaggagaaaacatcaaagcaaagccctatcagaaaaaacatttcacgagatgcaagtgcgagaaagagcagaaaggattttttttttttttataatacagatttaagtgcatatgaagatgcggaagagttctgttgctgctgttcagcagttttttgaatattgggagagagtctgctgagcgtgcagagtttgctagctcattccaccatcgtggggTCTTTGcgcaaaaaagtaaaatgtaaatgtaatgtctaaaatgtaaagacaaacaatcattgttattttaaaagaagcagGCAATTGTTAAAAATCATGTCTCTACTTTAGAGACCCAACAGctgagtgaaaagaaaaaggggcAATGCTTGCTGCTGTGTTTGGGCTAATGAGCAAAGATTCAGAATAAAGAGTTGAATTAATGAGAATTTACTGGCATTTCTGTCTGAACAGGTCCTTTCCAGACATCTGAAAATACAGATAAACTTCACAAACATTGTTTAAtacagaataaacaaacaaaattgacCAATGACAGCATGAGACTAAACAGTCACTCGCCTCACTGGGAGTCTTGTTGCCGAGCAGATTAGAGATGGCCTGAAACGTGTTCGAATTGGCTCCATCCTGCTGGCACGTCGTCAAGATAACTCTGTCCGCCTCCCTGAAACACAAAACCATGTAAAATCACTGTTAAGTCTAGGCTCCTGCTGAAGGAAgaagcaggaggtggagcatCTAGGGATGTAACAGCAGGAGGTGTACCTGGTCCAAAGGATTACTTTTTTTCCACTTGCTGTCAGAGAAATATTCTTGGCACATACAGGGAGGTCAGGAGGAGGACTGGGGCGAGGAGGACCAGAGGAGGAGgtaaagagagaggaggaaactgATGTAAAGATGGATGACCTAACAGAAGTGGTAGTGACTGAAGAAGATGAGGGGGTGACCGTTGGCTGCAGCAGAGCCTCCTCTCTTCTGCTCCTCTTTAAAGAAAGGCTAGGTTCCTTCTCACtgttcttcctctcctcctcatcttcatcgtcctcctcctcacagagttcctcctcctcctctgtcaggGGAAACTGGCCTTCCCACGATGCACTGCTTCGATCTGTTGTTACAAATAGGTAATTACATCACCTTTATATCGATGGCAAAGCACAACAGGCGAGTGTGTTACACACCTGGTTGGGGACTGTCGTCATCCCCCTTAAGATCCAGATCTTTGTCACCTGTGTCAGTGTGGGATGAGCTGATCTGAGAGTAGAGAGGGTCCAGGCTCTTCATAGCTCTAGCTACAGCTCCTGGGTTCTGGAGGAAAATGAACATGTGAGACAGGTTTCTCTAACCTGACCTTGATTCAAACTGATAACACCAGAACAAACCTTGTTGTCATGGCACCGAGGGCATCCTTTCCTCCGGTGTCTGCGGATTTTTGCATCATGACAAGAACATGGCCAGTCTTTATGCGACCAATCACAGCCCTAGAAAGATTAAACAGTCTTTATCTGACACATCACAGCTCTGGAAACAactgtcaaaagaaaaagggtATTATTGGTAGccaatgtttaaaaaagtcCATGAGTGAAAACTCACTAAAGGATTTTCAGACCTTGTAGTTTCTGTGGGAATCAATCTTCCTCCTCCGGCTCGCCATTGGTTGGATTTTGTGTCCCTCGTCTTCCTCATCGAGCTCAGGGAGTGTCACCTCTTCAAAGCCATTGCTGGCTCCACCTGCTGATACCTGGTTGCACCCCTCTCCACCATCTGACCCGCCCCCTCCTTCTTCTGGCCAATGCGCTTCTTCAAACTGCCCTGGGCGGGCCGCAGGGGGACGAAGCTCATCAAAAAATATCCAGAATTCAGCTTGTAGATGGGTGTGGCCTTTAAGCAGCGTGGCCATCTGAGCCTTTAACTAAAAAcggaaaaaaaccccaaaacaaaacaaaaaacatataacaCTATACCAACTAATTGTTGGTATAGtgttatatgttttttgttttgctgatcaATAATGGTCACTGATAATCCTTGAAATGCAGGGATGTTCTGCTATATATAAGTACTGGTGCGCACCTCTGATGTGCAGGCATAGTTACATTGTGGCTCATTAATCTTGCTCATAACATTTAAtgataaacacacagaggaagatTTTCCGAGCCAGAAGCGTTCTCATGGGCAGGTGAAGTTTACATTTGTCTGGTGAAAGATTCTTTCTGGTGAGTGGGcgggaaaaataaatcaaacgaACCATTTATCTAGATAATGTATGAATATTCTTTCTCCCCACTTGAAAGAAAATGCGGCAGGGCATTATTCTGGTGCACGCCGGCAGCACCACACCAATGTTAAACTGCTATGTTTTATCAGTCATACTGGTTAAAAGTGATTTTTGCTCCAGTTACTGCATCTATTTCAATACATAAAATGACCacccattttatttatttattttttaaatgtttctgagACAACAAGGCCATCCACGGTCAATTAACTGGATGACCATTTCCCCTTGTTATACCATTTTTTGACTACTTTTTTTGATActtacaaattttaaataacagcTTAGATTAGCTTTTAATAAAGTTAATGAGAGGATATTCAAAAGGGGTTTTTTGGTGTCTACCCATTCGTACCTCTGAAATACCATTTAGACTGAGGTCTGGACTGGTTTGGAGAGCCTTGATGATCTTCTGATAATGCGAGGGATTATCGCCAAAGCTGATCTCCAACTGTCGCAGAAAACGTCGGCTGCGTTCAAACGCCTGTTGCTCCTCAAACTGCAGGACCAGAACACAGCAGTGATTTACTGATGCAGGTACAGATACATGGTTGATTAAAGCTGcaagtaaaacacatttcatgaatctcacacacacacaaactgcaattCACGTGACATACGACTGAGATACATCTCAGGATGCACCTGAGATACACCTGGTGTTCAGGTGTTGATGCACTTGTGCAGCTCACCAGTCCACACTCCAGCGCCTGCTCTGGATGCAGGAATGCTGCAAAGTCTCGAAGGAGGTCAGTCCGATCTCCCAGGATGCACCGCAGCTTCCTGAAAAGTGACATCACTTCTTGTCCTTCCCCCACCTGCTCGAACTCATTCAGTAGAGACACAAACTCCTCCACCTGCCCAGGTGCATTCTGAAGAGCATCACACACCTGTTGACACAGTAACACAGCCCTCAgatgaacacatttttctttagacCTGTTTGTAACCCTGTGTTTATCAGAACcagaacaaaatgaagaaattgCCACAGCTGAAGATGCACagtgagattaaaaaaatacgCAGCAAAAGCTAAGTCTATTtacttattgtttattttatagtctatttatttagtttatgaCCTGCTCCTACAACTTAATTTAAAGTGAACACATCATTAACAATGGGTTGACGTGGAAAGTGTCTCTACTACTTGGTTCCTGAACCAAGTTGAAGTGGGTACAGCAAAACATTGAAGTTTTAGTACTGAGTGGGGTGACTGTGCCTATGGATGTGGAGCAGTTGTCCGCCAAACCCAGGTTTTTTGCTTGAACACAACACCAAAGTGTTGTTTGGACCTGTCTGAGTCCATGCATCATCATCTTCTACTTATCCAGAGTAGGTTTGCAGTGGCGACATCTTTCTCACCAGCAACGATTTCCATCTCAGATCAGATGGGATATATATTCTCTCCAACATTTTCCTTGTCTACCACAGGGTCTCCTACCAGCTGGGCCTGCCTGAAAGACCACTAATGGGATGCCCACAGGAGGCATCCTTATTACATGACAAAATTACCTTAACTGGCTCTATTCAATGCAAAGGAGCAGCGACCCTACTCCAAGCTCCCTTCAAATGTCAGAGCTCTGCACCCTATAGGTAGGTTACCAGGACAATTGATGAGGATAAGTTAGTCAACACAATCTTTATTCTGCCCTTTCCCTGAATATCTCAACCAGTCTTTCCAACAAAGCATTGATGACCCATCACATACATGGGAGCTACATGAacaatttaaatctaaaacttAGACACAAATTATTGGTTCACTTATGACAAGAAGAAATATGCATCACAACTACCATCCACAGTTGTAAGGTAAAGAGAACTCTTCAGTTAGGagtttaaatcacatttttcttgGCATCTAAAAAAACAGTCATCTTTCTATTCATTCTTCCACCTAATTCTATTGGGTTTTAGGGTCCACAAATCTATTGGGTTTAACGCTCCACAAAAACACCTAACAACTGCACTTCAGAGCTTATATAATAGTTTAAACCCTAACCTATTCAGGGTTTTCTCTGTCTGGGAAAGaatgtaaagttgtttttttaaaaggtctGCAAAACAATGTGACAGGAAAACAATCACAGGATTAGAACCTGCAGATCAGTATTTGCAGGAACTGTTTCTCTGCTCACCCTGCTGAGGTAATTCTTAGCGAAAGCCATGTCTTTGCTTTCTCTGTGCGGGTCATTCTCCACCAACTTTTCATCATACAGCAGCAAGAGTTTTGCTGCATCTTTACTGTGCCGCTCCTGACGGCTCCTCCTAAGACCACGAAGGGGTCTGCTCCGCCCTGCAGAAAGGtcacaaaacaaaagtgtgtaaGGAGACCTTGGTGCAGAGAGGtcagaaaatatatatgtataaagaGGTTTGTAAAGGTTCTTAGTCATTCTGGTGTGGTTATCTAGAAGCTGAAACTTGGCAACTGGTTATCTTTTTAGTTGGAAACCTTTAGCTACTCATCCAAGTAGCTCTCCAGTCTGAAGCAAAGCTGGTAAAGGGACTATATGCCTACCTCAACTCCCTTATTCAGGTGCACCATCCTTCCCACCCACTTTgccatgtaaaaatgtaaaataaatacactgcaCTTTTACCACCTATGCAAACAGTAACACATTTTGCTTTGTATAAGGCTGCTTAGCTGTAGGCTGCTCACgagccatgctgacccttggcCTCTATTGGATTGAGTGGTGTATTTGGTTTTATGTATGCATTTCTCTCATACCACATGTAGTCTGTATCCAAAATGTGGACCATGTGGTGTtgaggtgttgcttctcattttctGCAACATCCTCCTGTGTAGATGCGGTTTGATCTCTtcaatgtagagctctgaacacTCTTCATGCACGGTATGGCATACACTATGTTACACTTCTTGTGTTTTAGTGTCTGGTCTTTTGTGTTGATGAGtctctgtctcagtgtgtttgtttgtttgaagtgaacaggtaTATCCAAACATTCTTCTGAGTCTGCTCGTCTGTTGTGCCTCTGCTAGATCTGGATATTGTCTTGTTTAAGGCCCATGTAGGATAACCACAGGGCTTGAGAGCTGtcctcagatgttttttttttgggcttcCATAGAGGTGGGGAAGTTTTCTGCCCTCTGGTGCAGTGTTAGATGACTTTCCCTCAAACTGCAGAAGTTAGGTGGATGAGTAGCGAAAAATCTCCAACTACGAACAAAGAAGTAAAGCTGTGCAAAGAGACCTTAAGTGAAGGGTCAGAAACTAAGCCTGTGTAAGGAGACCTTTAGCAAAGATAAAGCTCTAACCTCGTCCACGTCCGGGACACCGTCCTCCTCCTACTTGGGCTGTCCCCTCTCCTGAATGCAACTCCTCATCTTCTTCCCCCTTGTTGATTCTCCCCTTCCCTGGCCGTTCTTTGggccctccctcctcctcttcctcctctgaggTAGGGGAGTGATCCTCCTCAGAGTCTCCATCTGCACAGATTCGGCGCTCTGCTGCCAACCATGTCAGCTGCTTCATTGTCTCCTGCAGGATCACAGGTCAGAAGTCAGAGTCAGGCTGTAACCATGCCATAAGCTCATCTGCATTCCTGTTTACCTGTAGCTCTGGAACAGACAGTACTGACTCCTCTGATGctgatgacatcacttcctCCTCGTCTTCATCTTGTGTGAGGTCATCAaagtcctcctcctcttcctcatccccCTGCCTGTCCTGGTCTTCATCCTTCTCTCcattttcctccctctctccacccccctcctccctagcctcctcctcctccccttctcCCCCCTgctccccctctcctcccctaCCTTCATcttgttctcctcctcctcctgcacctTCTCCCTCTTCTCTGCCACCTCCCTCTCCACCTGTGTTTTCTCCTCCATTCAGACTGACCAAACCCACAATAGTCCTGTTCTCCCTCTCCACCTCCTCGTCATTTTCCTCTACCTCATATTTCACCTCCAACTCCTGAACTTTCCCATTCCCTAgcacctcctccctctcctctgtagAAGACAGGGGACTCACTGTTGATGCTGAAGCTAAACTTTCCTCATCGTTGTCTTCTCTGTCCTCTATCAGCTTGGGGCTTACAGAGCTCTGACTAcccattttcttctcttctctgattggtctgTTCTGCTCTTGCCCCAGAGCATACTGAGATTTGGCAGTGGGCATCGTCCATACCATCTGGAAGAGGAGGTAGCCTGGCTTCACACCAGTGGGTGTCGACGACATGATAGGGTTTGTAATGTTGGAGTTGGGAGGGGGAGTGTCTAGTGTTTGCTGTCTAGTAATAGTCTGGCCACTAGAAGGGCAGTGGGTGGGGAGTGGATGAGCAGCAGCCAATGGGAAGGCCCCACAAACACAAGGTGTAGCTAATGGGAGACCTCCTGAAAGAGAGGGGGGTTTGATAAGTAACTCAACACCTGGGggggaaagagacagacagctgATTGGCTGAACCTGTCTGTCCATGTATCTGTCTGCAGGGGCTTTGGCCAGTGGGAgcagtgttgcattgtgggcCAGCGTGAAAAACCGTCTGTGGTGGGGGATGGGGGGGCGGGACTTGTTCAGCCAATATGGGTGGAGTCTGAGGGTGCATCcaggggggagggagggggggtaACTGCTGGAGTCCAGCCGGGTCTTCTGGATGATCTGATGACTGTTCTACAGATTAAGAGTCACAGGTGGGTTAGTTATTAATCGGTTACAAAAATACGTTGATTTACTAACCATGCATTGACGCATTGATAGTACACAAAGATTTGGGACCATAAAGAAATTACCTCAAAGTGCACGTATTTACTTGTTACCTAgagcacaaaaatataaatatttgtgttctgaaatcAGCAGATATGAATTCTGAAAAACACCACTGAGATTAGCGTATGACGaaataaacttgtggagcagcttcttctctctgagaTTCTCTCTGATTATTTACAGCCAAGTGTCAGctgagagggagcagacagctcagttaaagtcaaagttactccTTAACTCTACTGGATGACAATGCTCCATTGGGTACCAGCGTAAAAAGACTTCTAAAACGGTCTATATGAGAAAATGATCCAAACACTCAAACAATTATAGATGTGCAGAAAAGCTGTGCCCACAGTTTCCCATCCACAGTCATGTTTTCACTATAACAAGCTTGTCGGTTATTTGCTAACTGCTATGAACACATTGGCTTTCATCACACCTAAAGCTGGAAATCATAAGAGCTGCATGTGCTGTACTTAATGCACTGCACCTAGCTGTTCAACCTGTGCCACAGGTTCTGATGGACACTGAGATAGTTACAGCCCCAAACCAGGCATAACACTGTAGCAGTTGTAGTTGTGAGCAgagtccccatcagcagcagacagaggaggagcgGGATCAGTGATAGTGACCACtttaatgttcatttttctattctgttacagtatttaaactaaagtaaactgcACTGTTTACTGATAATGTAGATTGCACCAAATTCAATTAACTTCCTGTAGGAGAGACTTTATATttgtctgtaaaacaaaaattaccaTTTAAGATTGGCCTATTTTGGCGGGTAGGAGTAATGCCCacattatttttagtaaattcattatgttaaattattatatattaatttaaaaataaagaaagagcttcatgggaaaataatcaatagattaattgaaaaaataatcaataaattaaatcaacaaaaaagCGTTAGGTGCAGCCCTAGTTATTATACAATACTATTTACTGTGATTGATGAATTaaatgttatatattatattgaTAAACACTAATTTGACTTTAGTTTGTGGTCTCAGCAAATCCTGGACCACACTCCTGGAGTGTGGTTCTGATTTAGTGTCACACCTTGAGCCAGTTGGGCATGTCAgagttttttctttccactggGGGGCGCTGGTCTCCAGGCTGAACTCTGTTGCAGGCAAGTGGCAGGGGGGGGACGACTCCGTGGGTCAGATACATCTGAAAAGCACAACAGTAAGAGTTTATTGTCACCAGTTCTCTGAAACCAAACCCACTGTGTACCATCTTAATCTCTGCTACgtcaagctctgcctcctgtcttttttcaGTGCAACTGAAGCTGTaaaacatctctggtctcaccacagtctttaacacctttcctttcattctcccTGATACTTTTTTGTCCAACTGTCTAGCCTACCCTATCATAGTCCCAACCAGTCTTTACTGCCAGTACAATACTGTCACTTTTTAAGTAAACAGcaccagccaatcagaggatgtcaatgtcttgcccaaggacactttgaagAATGGATAGGATCTAGAAAAATTAGCCATTATTAGCCAGTTTAAAATCCACTTTCTACCAATAATGTGCTATTAGGTTCCCTTGTGACCACTTAAACCACAATCGTTAAGATCAGGTCTATTTAGTGACAATTTGTTATCAGTCAACACTTTGTCAATCACCTGTCCCATCTAGACATTTATAGCAACAGGTTCTCTTAAGATATACTGATGATGTCAGAAAGTGTGTGTTGATGTCATTGAAGTCACCTTAATGACATTGTTGGGTGGAGCTCTCTGGCTGCTCATCTCTCTGACGTGTTTCCTGAAGTTCCATCGGTTTTTGCAGAGCAGGTAGGAGCTAATCAGCTCATCAGACTGGACCGTCCCCTCGAAATGCTTCAAACCAAGAACGATCAGTCTGCACAGACACATCGTGAATAACAATGATTCATACAAAAGCTTGTTATCACACTTAAAGATGGCACCAGATCTCCAAACGCACATGCTCATTTGTTTCTCCAGCTAAGAACTAAAAAAGTACCCCAACTCAATACCCAAAAGTGCCAGTGGTTGTACCACCTCAAAAGGTTTAGTCAATTTATGGAACTAAGAACATGCAATGAAATCCTCTTGTTCTCAATAAGATATAACaattcctgtcctttccaccgcaCGACTCCACTGTTTCTgcctgcctgtctctcagacatctcagccttgatgagagagagacatctttagCTCAACCTCtacaagaccgaagtccttgtcttcccagccagaccttgaCGCAAcacatcaacattggatctacagtgattgtctaGGGCaccagatttgccctctacaacatcaggaagatcagaccctacatcacggaacaTGCAACCCCACTCATTGtgcaggcgctggtcatatctcgtcttgattactgctaCGCTTTGTTCATGGGGTTACTGgaatccacaatcaaacccttgcagatgattcaaaacgcagcagctcgcctcattttaatcagccaaaaaagacccgtGTCACACCACTCTTGAGATCTCTACAATGGCTTCCTGTAGcagctcgcatcaggttcaaagcgctgtctcttgcttacagtgtgtttaactgaacagctcctgcttatctcaactcactcattcaagtctacaatccttcccatccgctgcggtctgccaacaaaggacgtctggtggtcccagcaccgcacagaagacaccaagcaaaactgtttagcgttacgatcccacgatggtggaatgagctaccaaactctgcacgctcagcagactcccTCCCAATATTCAAGaaactgtggaaaaacaaaactgttccgcatcttcctatgcacttaaatctatctAAAAAGAagtgctctttctcgcacttggatcttgtgaaatgtgaacacttttctgataggactttgctttgatgttttctccttgacttagatttttgcttgccttgtacctcacttgtaagttgctttggataaaagcctatggataaatgactaaatgtaaaatgtaaatgtaaaatctagATTAAGTACAAAATTAgtcaactgagaaaaaaaagatctgaAAACGTATTGAACTTTatgatgttaataaaatatataggacatttttgaaaatatgaaaacttaTACTAATTACAAATAAGGGAGAAAATGGCCACAACAGGCCTCAGCAGTGATGAAAACATCACCATTGTGATTCAGAATCCTAGAGGACCATCACATGATCACACAAGCAACTATAAGAACAAGGTAATAGACTGTTTAAAATAGCTGGAAAGAGACCACACTATTGGTAAAGCCACCCCTTGCATGTATGAACCCCATTTGTTACAGAAGAATAAGAATAAGCTTTCCTCAGACCCATTGTCAGTAGCATTAATTTAAGTTCCATTCAAACATGCACTAATATACCTGTGGGTAAAAGCAACTTCTTATTatagacacttttatccaaagcaacttataCGTGAGGTCTAAGTcatgaagaaaacatcaaagcaaagtcctgtcagaaaagtgtttacatttcatgagatgcaagtacaaaaagagcagaaacaatttttttttttttttttttttttttttaaaggatttaagTGCTTAAGAGATTTAAGAGATTTTTTCAAGCCAGTTCAGGCACATCTGTTGGTGGGACAgtgttacatttaaaactgtttacGTGGTAAATACAGCTCCATAACTATGGCACGTTCATGCTAACAAGACAGATCACTGTCCAAAAATCAAAGAGGTACATGATTTTTGATTTGATAGAAATCTCAGATCATCACACACTCTGCAGTATCCTAACACTAATCACTGCTCAacctggtggtggtggtggtttcGATGAGGTGGTGTAGGGGCAGTAACAAGCTCATTCATTGGAGAAACTGTATGGAATACATCCATCTCCTCCATCTGGACAGATTCTGACATGAATCATGCAGTAGTTTTAGGCTGCTCCATCTGTATCGCaatgaaccttcaaggtatcttgGTAGGGGCACATCTGTAACTCTCACAGGGCCTCTCCACAGGTGtgcttcatctctctctctctctctataccacatccctgggttctataaTTTCCTTCACAAGGCTACATCAAGCATTTCTCCCCGTCTCTCCAACATCTCTGCATCTGGCCACTTTTCCTCCGTCTCTCAAGCATCCAGATTCACACTCTACAGCACCAGATTAGATTAGACCTTAAGGATTAGACCTAGAGCCCTCTTGATTCCTAACCCAACATTTTGTGTAATCACATCAATTTTGTGTATGTACCCATCCTCTCCTGCAGTATAAACACTCCTCTTC
This window harbors:
- the gon4lb gene encoding GON-4-like protein isoform X4 — encoded protein: MAADISRTWTDRRRPAEDEICPLQVKSLRTDKEISVYRQDSKSLTGSSCEEEEKKESMTSVSGCGRMGEGAVSMVIESSDDELGRLDIDLDRKSKRHNLTSCNVRAILHEVITHEHVVAMMKAAIRDTQDLPMFEPKMTRSRLKQAVLQGQPLKWSLSTNTTKPPQFVDIDLEENEDSSDEEYCPDDEEEEEEDIVKEKSPGLPREQLMTSTFAPQHILTAPEPSFLDRLNAVEEELDCSPAYTYNQAEGRADEDCLAYRTRSRLPLVNVPLGRLEAKLLAPDITADMYDQSIGQREEDRHWTEWLQSLMALDSEGEGDDDEDDPEYNFLDDLDEPDLEDYRTDRAVQITKKEVNELLEELFDTLQEEEEVVPEEEEESPLKVGPKFNVPQALRFEPPLAGMLTERRQTVRKQYEALQQKRALQDTTNHHHAILKDTPSPPPNRVTPLLVLPGQECPTLHLDFAQKLQLQQQIQQHVQLLTQVQLLSCQIPALNHEACITKQYLEELQQFSQRREALFFPSSFRVCNLQGALDLLQEVEQRKKPSPALATSRRLLPRMTPATNSHAFPLLPTDTAWLFATRSVFLYPELLPVCSLDPALHSRQKRSVYTAGEDGLIVLGLKHFEGTVQSDELISSYLLCKNRWNFRKHVREMSSQRAPPNNVIKMYLTHGVVPPLPLACNRVQPGDQRPPVERKNSDMPNWLKNSHQIIQKTRLDSSSYPPSLPPGCTLRLHPYWLNKSRPPIPHHRRFFTLAHNATLLPLAKAPADRYMDRQVQPISCLSLSPPGVELLIKPPSLSGGLPLATPCVCGAFPLAAAHPLPTHCPSSGQTITRQQTLDTPPPNSNITNPIMSSTPTGVKPGYLLFQMVWTMPTAKSQYALGQEQNRPIREEKKMGSQSSVSPKLIEDREDNDEESLASASTVSPLSSTEEREEVLGNGKVQELEVKYEVEENDEEVERENRTIVGLVSLNGGENTGGEGGGREEGEGAGGGGEQDEGRGGEGEQGGEGEEEEAREEGGGEREENGEKDEDQDRQGDEEEEEDFDDLTQDEDEEEVMSSASEESVLSVPELQETMKQLTWLAAERRICADGDSEEDHSPTSEEEEEEGGPKERPGKGRINKGEEDEELHSGEGTAQVGGGRCPGRGRGRSRPLRGLRRSRQERHSKDAAKLLLLYDEKLVENDPHRESKDMAFAKNYLSRVCDALQNAPGQVEEFVSLLNEFEQVGEGQEVMSLFRKLRCILGDRTDLLRDFAAFLHPEQALECGLFEEQQAFERSRRFLRQLEISFGDNPSHYQKIIKALQTSPDLSLNGISELKAQMATLLKGHTHLQAEFWIFFDELRPPAARPGQFEEAHWPEEGGGGSDGGEGCNQVSAGGASNGFEEVTLPELDEEDEGHKIQPMASRRRKIDSHRNYKGCDWSHKDWPCSCHDAKIRRHRRKGCPRCHDNKNPGAVARAMKSLDPLYSQISSSHTDTGDKDLDLKGDDDSPQPDRSSASWEGQFPLTEEEEELCEEEDDEDEEERKNSEKEPSLSLKRSRREEALLQPTVTPSSSSVTTTSVRSSIFTSVSSSLFTSSSGPPRPSPPPDLPVCAKNISLTASGKKVILWTREADRVILTTCQQDGANSNTFQAISNLLGNKTPSEVSRRFRDLMRLFQTAARQTSSEDEAPSTESTGANQEED